The following is a genomic window from Neurospora crassa OR74A linkage group III, whole genome shotgun sequence.
GGAGACCCGGCCACACACGCCAGAGCCACCACCGGTCGCATTGCTCGTGACCaggattaaatataaaccGTCGAGAATATAATCAATGATCCTCATATGAGCGAGCGGTGCCGCGAACTCCACCTCCGATCGATGATCCGGACAAGCATCCGGAGCGGCCCCACATTGGATCAAATGCCCCCGAGATCCACTTATTACCGGCCATGCTCCGGAATCTGGTCCACTCACTGCTTCGCCTCGGCCTCCAAGTCCgcaatcttcttctccgccctcttatacccttcctcctccttcaaccttGCCACATAGTCAAACACCTTGGGAAACTTTTCCTTCAATTTCCCCTTTGCAGCCTCCCCTGCGAGAACCTCCGCCCTCGGCACCATCAACAGCGGAAAGCTAATCAGGATATCCGCCGCCGTCAACTTGTCGCCGCAGACGTACTTGCCGCCGTTGGGCGATGTCTCCAGTAGCTGCTGGATAAAGGCGCAGTGCTTCTCAATGTTGGGAACGACGAAGAAGTTGTTCACCCTGCCGGCGACGGTGGCGGTGATGGGGCGGATGAAGAAGGGGACTTTGGGGCCGGACATGACTGCAAGCAACCGATGTTTGTTAGAATCCCGGTGGTGTCCTGAAAGAGTACATACACAGAGACAAAGACGGAAAACTCACGGGAAAGAATCAGGGCCACAAGCAAAGGCGGCATCAAGCTGCCCTCGGAATAATACAGCAAATGCTGCCATCTCATCCACTCCTCCGTCTCGCCGCCCAgctttccttcttgtccaTCCTTGTACTTGTTGGGAACCAGAGTGGTGTCCTTGCCAAAGTGTTCGCACAAGTACTGGGCAATGAAGGGACTCTCGGCCAGGACTATCTCCTTGGCGCCGGGCTCAGTAGGCTGGACCGTGACAACGGGCGATTTGCCTAGCGGATGGACCTTTTCCAGCTCGGCGGGCGCGAGCATGTCCTTGCCGCGATGGAAGATCTTGACGTCGTACGGGACGCCGAGCTCCTCGAGGAGCCAGACCATGCGCTGTGCGCGGGACTCATTGAGCCTGTGTAGTGAAAATTGTTAGTGATGTATTATCGCACACCTCGCTGCGGGAACCTAGTACTATAGGCATCCATACCAGTAGAGCGTTATCTTGGGGTGATCTGTGGTGGTCGCCATTTTGTCCGTCTTGTCCCGTCAGCAAACACACAAGTATGATCCTTGGAAGTGATTGAGGGAGGGATTGATGTTAAGTATCAACTGCCGGAGACTTTTGACTGTCCATCGCATCACATCGCACATCAGATGATTGGCATTACACCCGACCAGCAtcggaaagaagaaaagaaaaaaaaaatggtcCTGATGACGTTGTGCTGGGATACctacaccatcaccaacccgcTAGCACCCGCTAAAAGCGGAAGGCTGGGCAGACGGGCGTATTACCGGATCTGGTTCCAGCGACTGGGATTGCGATCCGATCGCCAGGAACCTCGGCTTCATCGCCGCcaatcaacaccaccactggAGAATGACATGTCCCAATTGAGCACTTCTGACTGCTTCCAAATGGTAGGCAGCTCGGTCTGACTCGCAGATGGAGTGAGCACTAATGAGTCGAAACTTGAGATTTTGGGGGCCGAGACTTAATGAGACTCAGATGCACATGTCGCAGCGAATCTGGGGGAATAAAATTGGTGGCGTGAAGGATGATGATTGATCAATGGATTGTCCAGAGACACTGGTCGGTGTTGCACCCATCGCAGCCAACACATGTTTGCGATGAAGGAAACAGAAGAGGTTGTCTTGGCGAGATGTGAGAGAAATGAGCAAAGTGTTAAAGCAACAGAGAGAAAAGGttagaaaaggaagaaggagaacagaagaagaaaaaagaggaacAAGACACAAAATAGGTACAGATAAGCTGACAAGAACCCACAGTCATCGGCTCGGTAAACACTGCGCATCATGTTGCTTGACCAGTAGTTCAGGGTCCAGGTAAATAGTCGACCAAACTGCAAACATGAGCAAACCTCGGGATCTCGGTAGTTACCGGCTATTGACTAGGTATCCTAGTCATGATTCAAGGAGATATCAATGCTGGTCATACTCAGGGTGATTTTATCGCCAGCTGCTCGGAGTCTACATGAAGCTATCCAGTCTTCAAAGCCCGAGAACTCAGCATCACTAGACTCGACTGTATCCGATTGATATCCCCGGATCCTCGGCCCTCTCACTTTCTTCTCCCCGACCATCAACCGAAGCCAAAGCCCGTGCCGTCTCCCATTGGGCCCGAAGAGATCCCAACACAGTCCTGATACCATCTCACATTCCACCAGAAGCCCCACGGCCTGAATAACCGTCTATTTTGGTACCTTGTTTTCGCCAAGTCTACTTCAATAATGCTCTTAATCACTGAACACCTCCAAAGAAACACTGTTCACAAGTCTCGCCTCACAAGACCATCAAACCCTTCGCAAGAAATGTTGCTCAAATGAATTACCCATCTCAAGAGGCCAGATTCTCGCAAAGTAGAACAATACGCATTAAAGAGCCTATTCAGCCCTATTCACAGCCGTTGAACCCCTGTGGCGCTTTGTTTACCTTCCCCTCGGTTGTGAGCCACCGGCAACCACGCGGTGGATGGTTTCTTTGTCTATGACCACGATTACTCGCCCATCTCGGAAACTAAAATTGGTCAGGGGTACAGAGGGCATTCTTGACTACAATATTTCGGCATTGTGTGGTGCACGATGAGGCG
Proteins encoded in this region:
- a CDS encoding glutathione S-transferase, which encodes MATTTDHPKITLYWLNESRAQRMVWLLEELGVPYDVKIFHRGKDMLAPAELEKVHPLGKSPVVTVQPTEPGAKEIVLAESPFIAQYLCEHFGKDTTLVPNKYKDGQEGKLGGETEEWMRWQHLLYYSEGSLMPPLLVALILSLMSGPKVPFFIRPITATVAGRVNNFFVVPNIEKHCAFIQQLLETSPNGGKYVCGDKLTAADILISFPLLMVPRAEVLAGEAAKGKLKEKFPKVFDYVARLKEEEGYKRAEKKIADLEAEAKQ